One Chanodichthys erythropterus isolate Z2021 chromosome 10, ASM2448905v1, whole genome shotgun sequence DNA segment encodes these proteins:
- the lpla gene encoding lipoprotein lipase gives MGRVSSACFISWMYFAYICSGFETTIEPTIDSTTFNNLMENATEWMMDLTDIESKFSFRTSEEPEEDLCYIVPGQPQTIKECNFNPDSKTFIVIHGWSVTGMFESWVPKLVTALYEREPTANVIVVDWLSRAQQHYPTSAAYTKLVGKDVAMFVNWLQAEIDYPWDKLHLLGFSLGAHVAGIAGLLTKHKVNRITGMDPAGPSFEYADAQSTLSPDDALFVDVLHTNTRGSPDRSIGIQRPVGHIDIYPNGGTFQPGCDLQNTMLMVATTGLRNMDQIVKCSHERAIHLFIDSLVNQEQQSLAYRCSSKDSFNKGMCLSCRKNRCNKVGYGVNKIRTRRSSRMYMKTRDMMPYKVFHYQVKVHFFSKSTISYTDQPMKISLYGIHGEKENIPYVMPALNTNSTVSFLLTTDTDIGELLMVKLLWEKDSLISWPWWNPDTFHIRKLRIKSGETQSKVIFSAKEGEFSYLSRGGEAAIFVKDKEAQSSRKNQRLHKLKMHGSLFKQNTE, from the exons ATGGGGAGAGTAAGCAGCGCTTGTTTTATATCATGGATGTATTTCGCCTACATTTGTTCGGGTTTTGAAACCACAATTGAGCCAACGATTGATTCTACCACTTTTA ATAACTTAATGGAAAATGCCACAGAATGGATGATGGACCTCACCGACATTGAGTCCAAGTTTTCCTTTAGGACTAGCGAAGAACCCGAAGAAGATCTGTGCTACATAGTTCCAGGTCAACCCCAAACAATCAAAGAGTGTAACTTCAATCCAGACTCCAAGACTTTCATAGTTATTCATGGATGGTCG GTCACCGGTATGTTTGAGAGCTGGGTTCCCAAACTGGTAACAGCCCTGTATGAACGAGAGCCAACAGCCAATGTGATTGTGGTTGACTGGTTATCCCGTGCGCAACAACATTACCCAACGTCAGCCGCCTACACCAAACTAGTGGGCAAGGATGTGGCCATGTTTGTCAATTGGTTACAG GCAGAGATTGACTATCCTTGGGATAAACTGCATCTGTTGGGCTTCAGTCTTGGTGCTCATGTAGCAGGAATCGCTGGCCTTCTCACCAAACATAAGGTTAACAGAATCACAG GCATGGATCCTGCTGGCCCTAGCTTTGAGTACGCAGATGCCCAAAGCACTCTTTCCCCAGATGATGCCCTTTTTGTGGATGTTCTTCACACCAACACTCGTGGCTCTCCGGATCGCAGTATTGGGATTCAGAGGCCTGTGGGCCACATAGACATCTACCCCAATGGTGGAACCTTCCAACCTGGCTGTGACCTCCAGAACACTATGCTGATGGTGGCTACTACTGGTTTAAGAA ACATGGATCAGATCGTGAAGTGCTCCCATGAGCGTGCCATCCACCTGTTCATCGACTCACTGGTGAACCAGGAGCAACAAAGCTTGGCATACCGCTGCAGCTCCAAAGACAGCTTCAACAAAGGCATGTGCCTCAGTTGCCGCAAGAATCGCTGCAACAAGGTGGGATACGGTGTGAACAAAATTCGCACACGCAGGAGCAGCAGAATGTATATGAAGACCAGAGACATGATGCCATATAAAG TTTTCCATTATCAAGTGAAGGTCCACTTCTTCAGCAAGAGCACAATAAGTTACACCGACCAGCCCATGAAGATCTCATTGTATGGAATCCACGGCGAGAAGGAGAATATCCCTTATGTTAT GCCTGCTTTAAACACAAACTCCACCGTGTCCTTCCTTTTGACCACGGATACAGACATCGGAGAGCTGCTGATGGTAAAACTTCTCTGGGAGAAAGACTCGCTCATCAGCTGGCCCTGGTGGAACCCTGATACCTTTCACATTCGCAAATTACGCATCAAATCTGGAGAGACACAATCTAA GGTCATCTTCAGTGCAAAAGAAGGTGAATTTTCCTACCTTTCCCGTGGAGGTGAGGCCGCCATCTTCGTGAAAGACAAAGAAGCCCAGTCGAGCCGCAAAAACCAGAG ATTGCACAAGTTGAAGATGCACGGAAGTTTGTTCAAACAGAACACAGAGTAA